The Fusibacter sp. A1 DNA segment ATAACAGACTATACATTTTGACATCCTCAGACAAAACACCATCTGCAGAAATGTTGTTCACCAGGTTGTTGATGCTGATCGTCAAGTAGGTAGCCGCATTTTCCGCCTGTTCCAGTACGTCATCCACTCGTTCTGAGATGACGGATGTGCTGTCTACCATGCTTAAAAGGCTTCTGTTGACAATGGAATCCCTGTAAAGCTTCCCTGATAACATGGCAAAGGCGATCATGGGTAGGATCATAAGCGGAAGGTACAAATAGGTCAATTTCTTTTTTAAACTCATTCTTCTATGGTTTTTAAAGGTCAATGTAGGCTCCTTATCTATCGACGGTTCATGATGTAAATTTCTCACTTGACTATTAAACCACTATTTATTTTTTATTTCCAGTGCCTATTTTCAAATTGTCTGACAATTCGTCTTAACTATGCTTGACATAAAATTTCAAAAGTGATTAAATAAAACACAGGAAACCAGAAATTGAATTCGGGTTTCCATTCGGAGTTTGACTATTCAAAAGGAGCAGATCAATGGAGTTGAGAGAACGAATATTAGAAGCGGCAACCGCTGAATTTAATGAAAAAGGTATCAAATTCACACTTGCAGACATCAGCAAATCGATTGGCATCAGCAAAAAGACCATCTATACCATCTTCAGCGGTAAAGAAGAACTTCTTTACGCAATGATAGACAGTGGTTTTGCCAGTATAAAAAAAGCGGAATCCGACATACTCGCAGATACCGGACTCACTACGCTTCAAAAAATCAGACAGATCATCATCGTTCAACCCGAACCCTTTCATACGATCGACTTCAAGCAGTTTGCTTCCATCAACGAGAAGTACCCAAAACTCTATAAGGAAATACGTCGTAGAATTGAAAGCGAATGGGATCCGACCATTCAACTTCTCGAACTAGGCATGAAAGAAGGATGCATAAAAAAAGTATGCCTACCTGTACTTAAAGTAATGATCGAAGCCAGTATCGAACACTTTCTTGACAGCAAGGTCATTCAAAGTGATGAAATAGGTTATGAATTCGCACTACAGCAAATGATGGATATTCTGATGGCAGGTATTCAAACCACTGAGGAGGAAGTAGCATGAAACTGACGGGCAGAGAAAAAACAGCCTATGGCATCGGAGCTATAGGAAAAGACATGGTCTATTCTTTAGTTGCGGGATTTTTGATGTACTATTACAATGCGGTACTCGGGATAAGCGCTACATTTATCGGAGTCTTATTCATGGCCGCAAGGGTTTTTGACGCCTTTAACGATCCGATCATGGGCATCATCGTTGAAAAGACCCATACACCGATTGGAAAATTCAGACCATGGCTCATCATAGGTACCCTTTTAAACGCAATCATCTTAATCGCGATGTTCAGGGTTCCCGCGTCGCTTTCGGGGTCTTCGCTTTTGATCTATACCTCTGTCGCCTATTTGCTTTGGGGCATGACCTACACGATTATGGATATTCCCTACTGGTCGATGATTCCGGCGATAACCGAGCACGGCAAAGACAGAGAGAACATCTCCGTTATCGCAAGAAGCTGCGCGGGACTCGGATTCGCCGTACCTGTCGCTCTGACCATGGTACTTGTCCCTTTACTGGGTGCGGGTAGCGAGCGCGAGGGCTTTGCTAAACTTGCGCTAATCATCGCCGCGCTTTTCATCGTGACGATTTCGATCACCGCGGCATATGTCAAAGAAAAAGTAAAACTAAAAGTCAAAGCACCTTCGATCAGGGAAATGATAGGATCATTGATGAAAAACGACCAGGCTCTTGTTGTGGTGGTCGCGATCGTCATGTTCAACACCTCACTTTATCTGACACAGCAGCTAGCGATCTACTTCTTCAAATTCGATATCGGAAACGCAGCACTCTTTGGCGTGTTCGGTACAGTAGGCGGACTAGCGCAAATCATTGCCATGATGCTTGTGCCCCTTTTCAGAAAGAGACTCGGTACAAAAAAACTACTTGTGGCCGCAGTGGTCACAACGCTTATCGGGTATAGCCTCCTGCTGCTCTTTGGAATTCTGAACATCAGAAACATCGCATTTCTGAGCATCGCCGCAATCATCATCTTTATGGGATTCGGCGTCGCCACAGTGCTGACGACCATCTTCCTTGCAGATACGGTGGATTACGGCGAATGGAAGAACAAGCACCGCTCGGAGAGCGTCATCTTTTCGCTTCAGACATTTGTCGTGAAGCTTGGATCAGCTATCTCTGTCTTTATCGCAGGTGTCGGCCTCGATTTGATCAAACTTGACATTAACGCGGTCACCCAAACGACTTCGACACTGATGGGATTAAGGTTCCTGATGATCATCGTACCGATGGCGGGGCTTATCGCGACTATCCTGTTCTTTGATAAAAAATATCATTTGAGTGAAGAACGATTGAAGGCGATGAGTGCGGAACTGACCCTGAGGAGGGTCGCCAATGATTAAAGTCATCGAAGATCGGTTTCTACTCGAAACCGAGAATACCAGCTATCTATTCAGGTGCCTGCCCTCAGGCCACTTAGAGCATCTGCATTATGGTAAGAAAATCATAATTTCAGACGATTTCAGACCGCTCTCAAAAAAAATCGCCTACCTGCCAGGCAACACGATCGCCTATGGCAAGAACTGTCCTACGATAGGTCTTGAGAATATGGCGCTAGAGATGTCATCACTTGGCAAAGGCGACATACGAGAGCCCTTTATCGAACTGCAGACAAGCTCAGGCATCACGACAACGGACTTTTTGTACGATAGCCACACCATCACATGCTCAAAACAGGATTACGTAGGGCTCCCCAGTTCTTACGGTAGCGATGAAGAGGTTACAACCCTTGTCATCACGCTAAAGGACCGCTACAGCGAGTGCACGCTTGAACTTTACTATCACGTCTATTATCAGACCGACGTAATCACAAGGAGCGCAAAACTCATCAATACGGGAACAGACGCTCTTTTTCTTGATAGGCTCATGAGCACGCAACTTGATTTTGATCACAGCGCATACAAAATGACTACCTTTACAGGCGCATGGGTACGTGAAATGCAGCTCAACCATCAGATGATACAAGCCGGAACGCTCGTAAACAGTAGTCGGTCGGGGGTTTCGAGCAACCGCGCGAATCCGTTTTTTATGATAAGTGCGAAAAATGCCACAGAGACCGGCGGCAGCTGTTATGGACTGAACCTTGTCTACAGCGGAAACCATTACAGCGCAGCGCAAGTCGACGCCTTCTGTAAACTGAGGGTCGTCAGTGGTATGAACCCCATGGGAATGAGACATACGCTGGAAGCGGGCGATTGCTTCCAGTCCCCCGAGTGTGTCATGACCTTTTCCGACCAGGGGTTTGGCGGCATGAGCAGAAACATGCACCAATTTATCAAAGACCATATTGTCAGAGGGGTATGGCAACATAAGACAAGACCTGTGCTGATCAACAGCTGGGAAGCCCATTACTTTGACTTTAACGAGGCAAAACTGATGCGTCTTGCAAAAAAGGCCAAGCAGATCGGAATCGAACTCTTTGTTTTGGATGACGGCTGGTTCGGTAACAGAAATGATGACACCACTTCACTCGGAGATTGGAACGTCAATAATAAAAAGCTACCAGGTGGAATCGAAGGCTTATCAAAGAAAATCACCGAGCTAGGAATGGATTTCGGTATCTGGGTCGAACCTGAAATGGTAAACAAAGACAGCGACCTATACAGGGCTCATCCAGAATGGGCTGTAGAGATTCCCGGTTTCGAGCATGCAACAGGAAGAAACCAATACCTTCTGGACCTGACATGCTTGGATGTCCAGGACTACCTGATCCAGTCGATGTCAAAAGTGTTTTCAAGCGGAGCGATCACCTATGTGAAGTGGGATATGAACAGGATATTTTCAGACTGTCATTCACAAAACCTGCCTGCTCATCGGCAGTCCGAGTTCAGTCACCGCTATGTTCTTGGACTATACAGAGTGTTAGATGCCCTGACAAAGGCATTTCCGGATATTCTTTTTGAGGGCTGCGCGTCTGGCGGCAATCGGTTTGACCTTGGTATGCTCTGTTATATGCCACAAATTTGGGCAAGCGACAACACCGATGCCGTCAGTAGGCTTTCCATTCAAGAAGGGTACAGCTACGGTTATCCTCAATCGGTAATCGGTGCACATGTTTCTGATTGCCCTAACCATCAAACACTAAGGCATGTACCGCTGGAAACCAGATATCATGTCGCGAGCTTCGGTCTTTTAGGATATGAGCTCAACCTTTCGGATCTAGGTAGCTCGGTGTTGAACCGACTCAAGCAGCAGATCACGTCTTATAAAAAGTGGCGTAAGATTTTTCAGTTCGGTGATTTTTACAGAATTGAAAATCCGACACTACCTGGCGGCTACAATTGGATGGTCGTTGATGAAGACCAGAAAAAAGCGGTAGGAGCGGTCTTTCAAAAAGAGGCGATGGCGAATCAGATGGATCTGATTTTTTATGCACGCGGATTGGACCCTCAAACGACCTACCACTTTTACAATATCCCGACAAAACATAACGTAAAACTCTTTGGAGACTTGATCAACACCGCCTCACCGGTCCATATTAAAAACGGGTCGGTCGTGCAGCACCTTGTGTCGAAAGTCTATCAGCTGGACGGCGAACACGAAGACCACTACGTGTCAGGCAGCTTGGCTGAGTTTGCAGGCATCAAGCTTAAACAAGGTTTTGGAGGGGTCGGGTTTGATGCCAGCGTCCGGTTGTTTGAGGACTACGCATCGAGGCTTTATTACTTTGACAGAGCTATCGGAGGTAACACAAATGGAACGTTCAAAACTGATCTTTGACAACAAGGTTGAAGAGAAGACCTATAGACGGGCTGTAAAATCAAAGAAAAGACATCTAAAGAAATTTGGTGATGATTCCATGGTCGACTATCCACTGACAGTCACCTCAAACGAGGTTTTAGAACCCTTTATCGGAGTTAATAACCTATCCATAGGAAGCGATTCAGCACACCCTATCGATGAGGACAAAGGAATCATTATCGGAAATATCCGAATGGGGTTCGGCCATTATCGAATCTCCATGGCCATCGCATCTGCGGCAAATGCCATGGGATACACCCCTTACTGGTTTGATCTGCATGCATTCAAGCAAACGACAGGTGGAAAAGTGATCGCACATCTGAACAACCTCTACTCCATGGGTTCAAGGTGGTCTACAAAATACCCGCTATTCAATAAAGTGTACTGGGAACCTTTAAACTCAGAAGGATTCAAAAAACTGTCCTTCAACGCGGCAGACCAAAAAACAGCGGAACTGATGACTCCGGTATTTGGCAATCTGCCAAAGCAGATGCCCTTTATCGCAACACATGTATGGCCGGCTCAAGCCGCGGTGCATGCCGGCATGGACAACGTTGTCAATGTGATACCCGACAACTGGCCGATGGCGCTTCATTTAGCCGAAGGAAGCATCCACACGGTTCAGACGCCTTCCTCGTATTTTGGCTACAAGACCCTGAAGGGCATGAACAAGAAACAAGTGCTGAATCCCATACCTAGTGACGCCTTATACGAAGTGGGCCATTATATCGATCACGAATTGGTGAAGGACCTAAACGAGGACTGCGACAAAAGACTTGCGCGCATTCAAGCAGGCAAGGCAAAAAGAATTCTTCTCACCGTCGGCGGCGCAGGAGCTCAACAGGAAATCTTCATCGCAATCGTCAAGCAGTTGATTCCACTGGTCCAAAATGAAGAGGTGACACTCTTTGTCAATGTGGGTGATCATAAATCCGTATGGGACAGCATTCTTCAGGCACTACCAGTATTAAAGGAGATGAGCCTCCCTTATTTTGACGACTGGCAAAAGACCACCGCATTTGCAGAAGCAGCCCTCTCAGGTGATGTGAAGGGCGTCCATGCCTTTTATCATGAGGATATTTTTGCAGCTGTTTATGCTTCAAATCTCTTGATGAGGGCATCAGACCTCTTGGTTACAAAACCAAGCGAGCTGTCCTTTTATCCGGTACCAAAACTCCTGATCAAACGTGTCGGAGGTCATGAAGCCTGGGGCGCTGTCCGCTCGTCTGAAGTCGGCGACGGCACCATCGAATGCGAAACGGAAGCATTGACCCTTCAGATGCTTGACCTTCTTTTAAAGGACGAGGACATGCTTGAAATGATGGTAAACAACATAAAAAAAGCACATCTGATCGGAACCTACAACGGAGCATATCAGGCAGTTTCTCTTGCAACGACAAAAAAACTGCAAAAATGACAAACGCCTCTTATCAAGTTTGATAAGGGGCGTCTTTCATTCTAGCACTATTCGCTTAAGGTAAACTGCTTGATCGCTTCATCCATTTCCTTAGCCATATTCTGTAGCCTTTCTGCCGATGCCGTAAGGGCTTCAAACTGAGATTGCTGATCGTCTGTTGCATCAGTCACAGCTTCTGTGGCTCTTGCAGTCTGTTCGGATACCGCTGCGATGTTTCCTATGACGTCCACAAGCTTTGACTTGTCATCATTAAGCATGTCCACTAGTCCTACTTGGTGCTCGATGGCCTCAAGGAGCGCTTCGATAGATTCTGCGATGGTCGTATAAGAGGCCACCGCGTCACCTACAAGTCCGGACTGCTGGTCTGAAACCCTATTGACTGCTTTTACGCGGTCGACGGTCGCATAGGTGTCGGTTTGGATTTGTTCAATCAGGTTTTTAACATCACCGGCAGCTTTTGACGATTGCTCCGCAAGCTTTCTGATTTCGTCGGCGACAACGGCAAATCCTCTTCCTACATCCCCGGCTCTTGCCGCCTCTATCGAAGCATTCAGTGCCAGAAGATTCGTCTGCACTGCGATGCCGCTGATCACTTCGACGATAGCACCGATGTTCTCCGCTCTGGTGTTAAGCCTTGCTATTTCTGTTCCAATGGCATCTTGTGCGGTTTGCTGTTCACTGGTATTGAGTTTAAGACGATCGATGACCTCAAGTCCATTTTGACTGGCGTCATTCACCGATTCGGCTGTCGCACGCATTTCTTCCGAAACCGCGCTGAGCGCTTCAAACTGGCTGGCGAGATAATCCACCTGCTCTACTCCGCTGACCGTATCTTCCACCTGCCGTTTGGCACCACCGGCTATCTCTGAAAGTGAGACCTGTATGGCACCTGCCGCTTCTATTGCCGAATCCGTTTTGATACCCACATCAAAAGATGCTTGTGACAAGGAATCCGCCACTTCATGTATTTTCATCAGCGTCTGACTCATGCGCTTTTTCGATAGGTTCATGCTTGCAGCGATTAGCGCAAACTCATCCTTCGTCTTCACGATTGTCTCTTTGCTAAGGTCGCCGTTTTGCATATCTTCGAGCGCATGTACAACTAGCTTGACAGGCTTGTTGATGCCTATTCTCGTATAGATCAGCACAAAGACCATCATCAGGAACCATGTCGCGACAAACATCACGATCAGCTTTGTTAGAATCGATTGCGAGTCCTCAATCAGTTCTCTCGAATCCACTTCGACAATCAACCATGCGTCCGTCAGATTGGATGGAACGACCGTCGCGTATCTTTCCTGACCAAATGACAGATACTGCACCGCAGCGAGCATCTGCGACTCCATGGCCTTTTTCAGTTCCGGATTTGTGATCGGCGTATTGATGATTGCGACTTGAGGGTGAGACATGATCACACTCTTATCTGAAACCATATAGGCATAGCCTGTCAGACCGATCTTCTTATCAGACAAATCCCCTAACATCGTGTCAAGCAGCACGTCCATCGACAGTACGCCGATCAGCTGATTGTTGCGCTTGACAGGGTAGCTGGCGATAATTCTCCAGTGTGACTTTGACTGGTCGTAAAAGGGTGCCGACCATACCACGTCCGACTGCTCGGTAACGTTACCATAGTTGACGTCGTTAAAGGGATTCACTTCATCGTTATACTCCTGCTGGTGCGACGCGACTTCGAGTCCGCTCTCCGTTTTATAGTAGACTCCATACACTTCTCTTGAGTTGGTTCTTATCTCTTTTAGAAGCGTTTCCACCTTAAATGACATCGTACCGCTCAAATCAACGTTTTGTATAAACTCTTCTTTACTGAGCGTCGTCAACTTTTCTTCAAAGATCTTTAGATACAGACTCATGCCTTCCATGATTTCATGACCGATCTGTTCACTGTCAGTGATCAGCCTTTTTTCTAAAACCGACTTTGTTTCACTAAAAATCATATTTCCTGTAACGCCAAATCCCACAATCAGCAGCACTGAAAACAGCACCATCAGTTTTAAAGCCACACTCAACGTAAATCCTTTACGTGAGCGTGGTTTAAAGAAACGTTTTCTCATGACCGAAGCCCTCCCTAATTATTCATCTGCTTCTAGTATGCGAATAATTACAAGCTACTTCAATTGTCATAACTGACGAATTAAGTTTAACATTTTCGTCATATCTAATCTTTACTTTGTGAATTCTTGCAGTGCCTCATGGATAAATTCTGCAAGTCCCGACCGATACTTGTCATAATAGGCTTTGAACCTTTCATCCTGAACATAGGTGGTCCCTAATCCTGCATGGGCTTCCTTACTGTAAGTCCCCCAATAATGCATCAGCCACTCCTTGTGTGTTTGCATCGCTTTCATTGAAGATTCCGAAGCAGGGTCGCCTTCTTCAAACGCCTTCATCACTTGTTCCAAAAAGCTTTTTTCCAATAAGGCGGCTCCGTCAAAATCTTCTTTCGACATTCCTGATACTTTTTTACGGCTCGCCTCATAGATTTCCTTACCATATCTGCTGCTGACTTCCTCTCCATACTTCTTATCGTTTTCTTCAATCAGTCGCCTCTTCATTCCTTCAAACTTCTCTTGATCGTTCATTTCTACTCCTCCATTGTAATACTCGATTGATTTATCCAGCAGATTCAAAATCTTATCCAGCCTTTCCTTCTTTTCGTGTATCCTTTTTCTGTGACCTACAAGTGCTTCAAACTTATCGTACTCAGGCGAATCCATAAGCGCCTTGATTTCCTCAAGTGCAACTCCCAATTCACGGAAAAACAGAATTTGCTGTAAGGTATCCACCGCGTTTGTATCATACAACCTATATCCCTTTGCTGTTTCATCACTTGGGTTCAAAAGTCCTATCTCATCATAATATCTGATGGTCCGCGCACTGATCCCCGCAAGGTCCGCTATCTGTTTTACAGTATACATTTGTAATTCCTCCCTGATAGGATTATCATACACCATGACGTAGCGTATAGGTCAACGATTAATTTACAGCACTTCAAATAGTATAGGGTCAACCCCACGCTTAATCTGTTTCTAATGAAATTCATTATCAATAAGTGCGTACCAACGAGCAGTCCCCACACTTAACCTTATTTTAATCTAAATAACATGGAATAACCTACTTGTAGTTGTGAAGTCCCGACGGTCTATAATTAAATCAAGATAAGAAACACAGGAAACTACAAAAGCGAAAGGAGCTTTGAATATGAGCTTATTGAACGCATTCACAAAATCTAACAAGAGCATCGACAGACTAGCGCAATATGAGAACATTCAAGTCAAACTCGCTGAATCAAGAAGATTTTTTAACCTTTAAATCCTTTGGTCCAGCGGCTACTGAAAGGAGAAACATCATGAAACGAGTAAAAAAATCAACACTTCAAAAGGCTAACGCCAATAAGAAAAGACAACTCTACATAGACGAGACTGCCAATCACCTGGCTTATGAAAGAATCGTCTTTGGTTTATAAAAATACTGAATCACCTTTATGATTCAAGTGATTCATCCACACACACTAAAAAAGCATGGTCCTCTAAAATGGACCATGCTCTTTTATTGCACTTCAATCAATCGTCTTCTTCCAACACAACTTCAAATTTCACGGATACGAAATCGCCGTCCTTCTCGAACAAGAAATGAAGTTTTACTTCCTCGTCGTCCAGAGAATCGAGATAAGCTGTTTTTAAGGTGATCCAGTCACCACTGACGCTGTAGTCGGTATCAGCGGTCAAAAGTGTTCCTTTATAACTGATACCCAAAAAGCTGAATCCATTGTAATCCACATCGATCACGATATTTGATCCCAGGTACACCGCCTCTTCGGGTGTCAGTTCAGGTTTTCCAGATTCATAGTTGTACATCAATTTCAGTTCGAACTCCTTTTGCAGGGCAATCGCGTCTTTTTGGAACATGAATCTAAGTCTTGTCTCTTCTTGAGTCAATGATTCTACATAAGCTTTGTCAAGGTGTACCACAATCGCTCCACTAGTCGTATAGTGTGTATCGTATTCAAGGCCCTGTATGCCTAAGAACTCATAACCATTTAGCGTCATATTGACATCTACCGTGTCTGGAATTTCACCTTTTGACGCATATTCCACTTTCTTAGGAGATAGTACCGGCTCGTCAAAGTCTTCGTCATTGTACTTCAGTTTCAGTTCAAAGGTTTTTGTTACCTCAACGGTATCCTTTTCAAATACAAAATTGAACTCGGTTTCTTCCGCCTCTAAAGTTTCGATATAGGCTTTTACAAGATGTACGGTAATCGCACCGCTAGTCGTGTACTCGACACCACTGGTTAGACCCTCGATACCCATAAACTCATATCCATTTAGAATCAAATCGACATCCACAGTATCAGGCACATCTTCCATTAGATCATAAGTCACTTTTTTTGGACTAAGCACAGGTTCCGAATCGATGCTGATTTGACCGTTGCTGTTGTTATAACCTACTTTCAGTCCAAGTGTTTCTGCTAAAAACCGCAGTGGCACATAGGTTCGGTTGTTGTAGAGCCCATGCTTCACATCAAGGGAAACACTTGTTGTAACCCCATCTTCAGTTACTGTAATCAAACCGTCGTCTTCCTCATCCAGATAGAATTTGATCACAATCAGTCCATCAGAGCTTACAACGGTTGCAATTTTCTCATTTTTGTCCCATGTCACGATAGCCCCCATCGCTTCCATGATGGCCCTCACAGGGATCAGTGTCCTACCTTCTTTGATCACAGGTGGTGTGTCAAAGTCCACACCGGACTTATTAAGCCTTATTCGATTTCCGTCAATCATGGTAAAGTTTTTCAATTGTTTCTCATACCCATGGAGTACATCTTTACCACCACCATTGCCAGGAACGGCAAATACAACTACCGATGCCAAAAGAGCCATTATAGTCACCAAAACAATCAGTAGTCTGACTTGTTTTTTCATGTTTTACCTCCTTTTCAGTCGTACTATCTACACGTGATTTATACCCAAAGTAGATTGTTTTATAGATTTTCATCGACGATGTAACAGCGACTTAATACTGATTTCATGCATATTATGCCACCTGCTGAAGGTTTGTCAGAAGAAGCGACCTCAATCCGGTTAAAAAAACTGCCTAAAAGAAATAATTCTTTTAGGCAGTAGCTTGTTTTCTCCAGAATACTGATCGCCGCATGTTATGTGAAACTAGATTTCAAAAGCACCGACAAG contains these protein-coding regions:
- a CDS encoding TetR/AcrR family transcriptional regulator encodes the protein MELRERILEAATAEFNEKGIKFTLADISKSIGISKKTIYTIFSGKEELLYAMIDSGFASIKKAESDILADTGLTTLQKIRQIIIVQPEPFHTIDFKQFASINEKYPKLYKEIRRRIESEWDPTIQLLELGMKEGCIKKVCLPVLKVMIEASIEHFLDSKVIQSDEIGYEFALQQMMDILMAGIQTTEEEVA
- a CDS encoding glycoside-pentoside-hexuronide (GPH):cation symporter, with the translated sequence MKLTGREKTAYGIGAIGKDMVYSLVAGFLMYYYNAVLGISATFIGVLFMAARVFDAFNDPIMGIIVEKTHTPIGKFRPWLIIGTLLNAIILIAMFRVPASLSGSSLLIYTSVAYLLWGMTYTIMDIPYWSMIPAITEHGKDRENISVIARSCAGLGFAVPVALTMVLVPLLGAGSEREGFAKLALIIAALFIVTISITAAYVKEKVKLKVKAPSIREMIGSLMKNDQALVVVVAIVMFNTSLYLTQQLAIYFFKFDIGNAALFGVFGTVGGLAQIIAMMLVPLFRKRLGTKKLLVAAVVTTLIGYSLLLLFGILNIRNIAFLSIAAIIIFMGFGVATVLTTIFLADTVDYGEWKNKHRSESVIFSLQTFVVKLGSAISVFIAGVGLDLIKLDINAVTQTTSTLMGLRFLMIIVPMAGLIATILFFDKKYHLSEERLKAMSAELTLRRVAND
- a CDS encoding alpha-galactosidase, with the protein product MIKVIEDRFLLETENTSYLFRCLPSGHLEHLHYGKKIIISDDFRPLSKKIAYLPGNTIAYGKNCPTIGLENMALEMSSLGKGDIREPFIELQTSSGITTTDFLYDSHTITCSKQDYVGLPSSYGSDEEVTTLVITLKDRYSECTLELYYHVYYQTDVITRSAKLINTGTDALFLDRLMSTQLDFDHSAYKMTTFTGAWVREMQLNHQMIQAGTLVNSSRSGVSSNRANPFFMISAKNATETGGSCYGLNLVYSGNHYSAAQVDAFCKLRVVSGMNPMGMRHTLEAGDCFQSPECVMTFSDQGFGGMSRNMHQFIKDHIVRGVWQHKTRPVLINSWEAHYFDFNEAKLMRLAKKAKQIGIELFVLDDGWFGNRNDDTTSLGDWNVNNKKLPGGIEGLSKKITELGMDFGIWVEPEMVNKDSDLYRAHPEWAVEIPGFEHATGRNQYLLDLTCLDVQDYLIQSMSKVFSSGAITYVKWDMNRIFSDCHSQNLPAHRQSEFSHRYVLGLYRVLDALTKAFPDILFEGCASGGNRFDLGMLCYMPQIWASDNTDAVSRLSIQEGYSYGYPQSVIGAHVSDCPNHQTLRHVPLETRYHVASFGLLGYELNLSDLGSSVLNRLKQQITSYKKWRKIFQFGDFYRIENPTLPGGYNWMVVDEDQKKAVGAVFQKEAMANQMDLIFYARGLDPQTTYHFYNIPTKHNVKLFGDLINTASPVHIKNGSVVQHLVSKVYQLDGEHEDHYVSGSLAEFAGIKLKQGFGGVGFDASVRLFEDYASRLYYFDRAIGGNTNGTFKTDL
- a CDS encoding methyl-accepting chemotaxis protein — encoded protein: MRKRFFKPRSRKGFTLSVALKLMVLFSVLLIVGFGVTGNMIFSETKSVLEKRLITDSEQIGHEIMEGMSLYLKIFEEKLTTLSKEEFIQNVDLSGTMSFKVETLLKEIRTNSREVYGVYYKTESGLEVASHQQEYNDEVNPFNDVNYGNVTEQSDVVWSAPFYDQSKSHWRIIASYPVKRNNQLIGVLSMDVLLDTMLGDLSDKKIGLTGYAYMVSDKSVIMSHPQVAIINTPITNPELKKAMESQMLAAVQYLSFGQERYATVVPSNLTDAWLIVEVDSRELIEDSQSILTKLIVMFVATWFLMMVFVLIYTRIGINKPVKLVVHALEDMQNGDLSKETIVKTKDEFALIAASMNLSKKRMSQTLMKIHEVADSLSQASFDVGIKTDSAIEAAGAIQVSLSEIAGGAKRQVEDTVSGVEQVDYLASQFEALSAVSEEMRATAESVNDASQNGLEVIDRLKLNTSEQQTAQDAIGTEIARLNTRAENIGAIVEVISGIAVQTNLLALNASIEAARAGDVGRGFAVVADEIRKLAEQSSKAAGDVKNLIEQIQTDTYATVDRVKAVNRVSDQQSGLVGDAVASYTTIAESIEALLEAIEHQVGLVDMLNDDKSKLVDVIGNIAAVSEQTARATEAVTDATDDQQSQFEALTASAERLQNMAKEMDEAIKQFTLSE
- a CDS encoding MerR family transcriptional regulator — its product is MYTVKQIADLAGISARTIRYYDEIGLLNPSDETAKGYRLYDTNAVDTLQQILFFRELGVALEEIKALMDSPEYDKFEALVGHRKRIHEKKERLDKILNLLDKSIEYYNGGVEMNDQEKFEGMKRRLIEENDKKYGEEVSSRYGKEIYEASRKKVSGMSKEDFDGAALLEKSFLEQVMKAFEEGDPASESSMKAMQTHKEWLMHYWGTYSKEAHAGLGTTYVQDERFKAYYDKYRSGLAEFIHEALQEFTK
- a CDS encoding stalk domain-containing protein, with protein sequence MKKQVRLLIVLVTIMALLASVVVFAVPGNGGGKDVLHGYEKQLKNFTMIDGNRIRLNKSGVDFDTPPVIKEGRTLIPVRAIMEAMGAIVTWDKNEKIATVVSSDGLIVIKFYLDEEDDGLITVTEDGVTTSVSLDVKHGLYNNRTYVPLRFLAETLGLKVGYNNSNGQISIDSEPVLSPKKVTYDLMEDVPDTVDVDLILNGYEFMGIEGLTSGVEYTTSGAITVHLVKAYIETLEAEETEFNFVFEKDTVEVTKTFELKLKYNDEDFDEPVLSPKKVEYASKGEIPDTVDVNMTLNGYEFLGIQGLEYDTHYTTSGAIVVHLDKAYVESLTQEETRLRFMFQKDAIALQKEFELKLMYNYESGKPELTPEEAVYLGSNIVIDVDYNGFSFLGISYKGTLLTADTDYSVSGDWITLKTAYLDSLDDEEVKLHFLFEKDGDFVSVKFEVVLEEDD